The following proteins are encoded in a genomic region of Amphiura filiformis chromosome 11, Afil_fr2py, whole genome shotgun sequence:
- the LOC140163638 gene encoding serine/threonine-protein kinase TBK1-like, with protein MFNPNIPLGSDYSPGQLRSTPSYIFKTADILGEGATSKVFLGRNKKSGEKVAVKVFNNESFQRPDAVQEREFNVLLKINHKNIVKLLAIENDQISKHRIIILELCGCSVLNMLDEPKYIYGFPDQEFLQVLGDTTSGMKYLQEQGIVHRDIKPGNIMKRLGPGRCPIYKLADFGAARQLQAEENFTSLYGTEEYLLSTEYSSNHSDKSAE; from the exons ATGTTTAATCCCAATATTCCACTTGGAAGTGACTACTCCCCGGGACAGCTTCGTAGTACTCCGTCATATATATTTAAGACAGCAGACATATTGGGAGAAGGAGCAACAAGCAAAGTCTTCCTTGGGCGAAATAAG AAATCCGGGGAAAAGGTTGCTGTAAAGGTTTTCAACAATGAGAGTTTTCAGCGTCCAGATGCTGTTCAGGAAAGAGAGTTTAATGTTTTACTAAAAATTAATCATAAAAACATTGTGAAGCTCCTCGCTATCGAGAATGAC CAAATATCCAAACACAGGATCATCATACTGGAGCTATGTGGTTGCAGTGTACTCAATATGCTTGATGAACCCAAATATATCTATGGCTTTCCCGATCAAGAATTCTTACAGGTTCTTGGTGATACAA CATCAGGAATGAAGTACCTCCAGGAACAAGGCATAGTACATAGGGATATCAAGCCCGGTAATATAATGAAGAGGCTGGGCCCGGGAAGATGTCCCATCTATAAACTTGCTGATTTTGGAGCCGCCCGACAGCTGCAAGCAGAAGAGAACTTTACTAGCCTGTATGGAACTGAAGAATATCTG